One part of the uncultured Celeribacter sp. genome encodes these proteins:
- a CDS encoding acyl-CoA dehydrogenase, with amino-acid sequence MTYRAPVADYQFILDQILGFDAVLETDAFAEVDGDTVSAILEEAAKLASDVVAPLDRGGDLTPAKLVDGVVKTSPGFGDALTQVAEGGWIGMLASPENGGMGLPLTVATAVNEMMSGACLSLSLYPLMCQGQIEALEHHASDDLKARFLPKLVAGEWCGTMNLTEPGAGSDVGALRTKAERNDDGSYAISGQKIFITWGDNDFSENVCHLVLARLPDGVPGTKGISLFMVPKILPNEDGTLGEANSLKVVSLEHKLGIHGSPTCVMEYEGAKGWLVGNEHEGMKCMFTMMNNARLGVGVQGVGIAEAATQKALAYAEDRVQGKSPIGTENGTIIDHADVRRMLATMRADTFVARSIALACGMALDLGRSDPEQAARGAFLIPIAKAFSTDIGHEVAQTGVQVHGGMGYIEETGAAQYARDARITSIYEGTNGIQAMDLVGRKLMDGGDAAFAILDEIETFAEAARAELPKRAKAVWEAAETLREGVEAMLALPMNDRFAGAVPFLRAFARVLGGYFHLKAAIVEEGEGPRSRLAAFYINRMLPEYTALLAQARLGAADVYALSGEDLIA; translated from the coding sequence ATGACCTATCGCGCCCCGGTTGCGGACTATCAGTTCATCCTTGATCAGATTCTCGGTTTTGATGCCGTGCTGGAGACCGATGCCTTTGCCGAGGTAGATGGCGATACGGTGTCGGCGATTCTCGAAGAGGCTGCCAAGCTGGCGTCTGATGTGGTGGCACCGCTGGACCGTGGTGGCGATCTGACGCCCGCAAAGCTGGTTGATGGGGTCGTGAAAACTTCTCCGGGTTTTGGCGATGCACTGACGCAGGTGGCTGAAGGCGGCTGGATCGGGATGCTTGCCTCTCCAGAAAACGGTGGCATGGGCCTGCCGCTGACCGTCGCGACCGCCGTCAATGAAATGATGTCGGGGGCCTGTCTGTCGTTGTCGCTCTATCCGCTGATGTGTCAGGGCCAGATCGAGGCGTTGGAACATCACGCCTCTGACGATTTGAAAGCCCGGTTCCTGCCGAAGCTGGTGGCCGGGGAATGGTGCGGCACGATGAACCTGACCGAGCCGGGCGCAGGTTCGGATGTGGGTGCGCTGCGCACCAAGGCCGAACGCAATGACGACGGGTCCTATGCGATCAGCGGTCAGAAGATCTTCATTACCTGGGGCGACAACGATTTTTCGGAAAACGTCTGCCACCTCGTGCTGGCACGGCTGCCTGACGGCGTGCCGGGGACCAAGGGGATTTCCCTGTTCATGGTGCCCAAGATCCTGCCGAACGAGGATGGTACGCTGGGCGAAGCCAACAGCCTGAAGGTCGTGAGCCTCGAACATAAGCTCGGCATTCACGGGTCGCCGACTTGTGTGATGGAATATGAGGGCGCCAAAGGCTGGCTCGTGGGCAATGAACACGAAGGTATGAAATGCATGTTCACCATGATGAACAACGCGCGTCTGGGCGTGGGGGTTCAGGGTGTCGGCATCGCCGAAGCAGCCACGCAAAAAGCGCTGGCCTATGCCGAGGACCGCGTGCAGGGCAAATCGCCCATCGGCACGGAAAACGGCACGATCATCGATCACGCCGATGTGCGCCGGATGCTGGCGACGATGCGCGCGGACACCTTCGTGGCCCGTTCGATCGCACTGGCTTGTGGCATGGCGCTGGATCTGGGGCGCTCCGATCCGGAACAGGCGGCGCGCGGCGCTTTCTTGATCCCGATTGCGAAGGCGTTTTCGACCGACATCGGCCATGAAGTGGCCCAGACCGGCGTGCAGGTGCATGGTGGCATGGGCTACATCGAAGAAACCGGCGCGGCGCAATATGCGCGCGACGCCCGGATCACCTCGATCTACGAGGGCACCAACGGCATTCAGGCCATGGATCTTGTCGGGCGCAAGCTGATGGATGGGGGCGACGCGGCCTTTGCCATTCTCGACGAGATCGAAACCTTTGCCGAAGCGGCGCGGGCGGAATTGCCGAAGCGCGCGAAAGCAGTCTGGGAAGCGGCGGAAACTTTGCGCGAAGGTGTCGAGGCGATGCTGGCCTTGCCGATGAACGATCGCTTTGCCGGGGCGGTGCCGTTCCTGCGCGCCTTTGCGCGGGTGCTTGGGGGGTATTTCCACCTGAAGGCCGCCATCGTCGAAGAGGGTGAAGGCCCTCGCTCGCGGCTTGCAGCTTTCTACATTAACCGTATGTTGCCTGAGTACACCGCTCTTCTGGCGCAGGCGCGCCTTGGGGCCGCCGATGTTTATGCCCTGAGTGGCGAGGACCTGATTGCCTGA
- a CDS encoding AzlD domain-containing protein: MIDMSSTEIWIIIVAMAIGTFLIRFSFLGLVGDRPLPEWLLRLLRYTPVAVLPAVVAPMLLGPAAQTHDPLRLISATATIVVGVWTRNVLWAILTGLGIFFGAGALLQ; the protein is encoded by the coding sequence ATGATCGACATGAGCAGCACAGAAATCTGGATCATCATCGTGGCAATGGCCATCGGGACCTTCCTGATCCGCTTTTCGTTCCTGGGTCTGGTGGGGGATCGACCGCTACCGGAATGGCTGCTGCGTCTGCTGCGCTACACGCCCGTTGCAGTGTTGCCCGCTGTCGTGGCCCCAATGCTTCTGGGCCCTGCGGCCCAAACCCATGACCCCTTGCGACTGATCAGTGCCACCGCCACCATCGTGGTCGGCGTCTGGACGCGTAATGTGCTTTGGGCAATCTTGACGGGGCTTGGGATCTTTTTCGGGGCGGGCGCGCTGCTGCAGTAA
- a CDS encoding electron transfer flavoprotein-ubiquinone oxidoreductase translates to MSNIEREAMEYDVVIVGAGPAGLSAAIRLKQLDADLNVVVLEKGSEVGAHILSGAVLDPVGIDALIPDWKEKGAPITTEVKEDHFHILGEAGSVRIPNFPLPPLMSNHGKYIVSMGNVCRWMAEQAEEMGVEIFPGMACSELIYGDNGEVKGVVAGVFGLEADGTIGPDTEPGMELHGKYVLISEGVRGSLAKEIIAKYDLQAGRDVQKFGLGMKEIWEIDPAKHREGKVWHSMGWPLGSNAGGGGFVYHAENNQLYLGFVVHLNYKNPYLFPYMEFQRFKQHPLVKELLEGGKRVAYGARAISEGGYQSMPKAAFPGGALLGCSVGLVNVPRIKGNHNAMLSGKAAAEHVVAAIKDGRSGDTLEGYETELREGAVGKDLKRVRNVKPFWSKYGLAASLALGGFDMWTNNLFGVSLFGTLKHGKTDAEATGKAENFKPIDYPKPDGVISFDRLTNVSFAATNHEESQPSHLKVADQATAIEVDYKQFAGPSQRYCPAGVYEFLTEEGQEPKFVVNFQNCVHCKTCDIKEPSQNITWTVPQGGDGPNYPNM, encoded by the coding sequence ATGTCGAATATCGAGCGTGAGGCGATGGAATATGATGTCGTGATTGTGGGGGCGGGACCTGCGGGTCTTTCGGCCGCAATCCGGCTCAAGCAATTGGACGCAGACCTGAATGTCGTCGTCCTGGAAAAGGGCTCTGAGGTTGGGGCGCACATCCTGTCCGGTGCCGTGCTGGATCCGGTTGGGATCGATGCGCTGATCCCGGACTGGAAAGAAAAAGGGGCGCCCATCACCACCGAGGTGAAGGAGGACCATTTCCACATTTTGGGCGAAGCCGGGTCGGTCCGCATTCCGAACTTCCCGCTGCCGCCGTTGATGTCGAACCACGGCAAATACATCGTGTCGATGGGCAATGTCTGCCGCTGGATGGCCGAGCAGGCCGAAGAGATGGGCGTCGAGATTTTCCCGGGCATGGCCTGTTCCGAACTGATCTACGGCGACAACGGCGAGGTCAAAGGCGTCGTGGCCGGGGTCTTTGGGCTGGAAGCCGACGGCACCATCGGGCCGGACACCGAGCCGGGCATGGAGTTGCACGGCAAATACGTGCTGATTTCTGAGGGTGTGCGCGGGTCGCTGGCAAAAGAGATCATCGCGAAATACGACCTGCAGGCTGGCCGCGATGTGCAGAAATTCGGTCTCGGCATGAAAGAGATCTGGGAAATCGATCCCGCCAAGCATCGCGAGGGCAAGGTCTGGCACTCGATGGGCTGGCCCCTAGGGTCGAACGCGGGCGGCGGTGGATTTGTCTACCACGCTGAAAACAATCAGCTTTACCTTGGGTTTGTGGTGCACCTGAACTACAAGAACCCCTATCTGTTCCCCTATATGGAATTCCAGCGTTTCAAACAGCACCCGCTGGTGAAGGAGCTTCTGGAGGGTGGAAAACGCGTCGCATATGGCGCGCGCGCAATTTCCGAGGGCGGCTATCAATCGATGCCGAAAGCGGCCTTCCCGGGCGGTGCTTTGCTTGGCTGTTCCGTGGGTCTCGTCAACGTGCCGCGCATCAAGGGCAACCACAATGCGATGCTGTCTGGCAAGGCGGCGGCGGAACATGTCGTGGCCGCGATCAAGGACGGTCGGTCTGGCGACACGCTGGAGGGTTACGAGACCGAGCTGCGTGAAGGTGCCGTTGGCAAAGACCTGAAACGGGTGCGCAACGTCAAACCTTTCTGGTCGAAATACGGTCTGGCGGCCTCGCTGGCGTTGGGTGGGTTCGACATGTGGACGAACAACCTGTTCGGTGTCTCGCTGTTTGGCACTCTCAAACACGGCAAGACGGATGCTGAGGCAACCGGCAAGGCGGAAAACTTCAAGCCGATCGATTATCCGAAACCGGATGGCGTGATTTCGTTCGACCGGCTGACCAACGTGTCCTTTGCCGCGACGAACCACGAGGAAAGCCAGCCCTCTCACCTGAAGGTGGCGGATCAGGCGACGGCGATCGAAGTGGATTACAAACAGTTTGCCGGTCCGTCTCAGCGCTATTGCCCGGCGGGGGTTTATGAATTCCTGACCGAAGAGGGCCAGGAGCCGAAATTTGTGGTGAACTTCCAGAACTGTGTTCATTGCAAGACCTGTGACATCAAGGAACCGAGCCAGAACATCACCTGGACGGTGCCGCAGGGCGGCGACGGGCCGAACTATCCGAATATGTAA
- a CDS encoding AzlC family ABC transporter permease yields MFRSPAARQFLKGIKDGLPFHIVLWPFAAIFGAIAMQAGLNLVEVMGMSVLVIAGSAQLAALQLMSDNAPTLIVIATALAVNLRMGMYSASITPHIGKSSLLTRAFAAYMLYDQPYALSTIKFEQEPELSVSEKLGYFFGVAIPLGIGWYIMTFTGAVLGEKIPTDLGVDFAVPITFLAVVAPMLKTLAHLASALTSVVLVLLLGFMPFGSGLLVAAAVALVVGAQVELWMEKRKART; encoded by the coding sequence ATGTTTCGCTCTCCCGCTGCCCGACAATTTCTCAAAGGTATCAAAGACGGCTTGCCTTTCCATATCGTGCTATGGCCCTTCGCCGCCATTTTCGGTGCGATTGCCATGCAAGCCGGGCTTAACCTCGTTGAGGTCATGGGCATGTCGGTTCTGGTCATCGCCGGCTCGGCCCAGCTGGCCGCGCTGCAACTGATGTCAGACAATGCACCAACGCTGATCGTCATCGCCACGGCGCTGGCCGTCAATCTGCGCATGGGCATGTATTCCGCCTCGATCACCCCGCATATCGGCAAATCCTCTCTGCTGACCCGCGCATTTGCCGCCTACATGCTTTACGATCAGCCCTATGCCCTCTCCACGATCAAATTCGAGCAAGAGCCGGAACTGAGCGTGTCCGAAAAGCTGGGCTATTTCTTCGGCGTCGCCATTCCGCTGGGGATCGGCTGGTATATCATGACCTTCACCGGCGCTGTTCTGGGGGAGAAAATCCCGACCGACCTGGGCGTCGATTTCGCGGTGCCCATCACCTTTCTGGCAGTCGTAGCCCCGATGCTGAAAACACTCGCGCATCTGGCCTCGGCGCTGACGTCGGTTGTGCTTGTGCTGCTGCTTGGCTTCATGCCTTTCGGATCGGGTCTTTTGGTGGCCGCCGCCGTTGCGCTCGTGGTCGGGGCGCAGGTGGAACTCTGGATGGAGAAACGAAAGGCCCGCACATGA
- a CDS encoding aa3-type cytochrome c oxidase subunit IV, translating into MAEHKHGSMDISVQEKTFDGFLKWSTWVAGAAVFVLIILAVFNS; encoded by the coding sequence ATGGCTGAACATAAACACGGAAGCATGGATATTTCGGTTCAGGAAAAGACCTTTGACGGTTTCCTGAAATGGTCGACATGGGTGGCTGGCGCCGCCGTTTTCGTTCTGATTATCCTCGCCGTATTCAATAGCTGA
- the greA gene encoding transcription elongation factor GreA, whose translation MEKILMTRSGHTALNDELKQLKSVERPAIIQAIAEARELGDLSENAEYHSAREKQSFIEGRIKEIEGLLSLAEVIDPKTLSGAVKFSATVTIVDEDTDEEKTFQIVGEQEADIENGLLNIKSPLARALIGKEEGDSVEVRTPGGEKSYEILKIAYI comes from the coding sequence ATGGAAAAGATTCTCATGACCCGCTCGGGTCACACCGCCCTGAACGACGAACTGAAGCAACTCAAGTCCGTGGAACGTCCGGCCATCATTCAGGCTATCGCCGAAGCGCGTGAGCTGGGCGATCTGTCGGAGAACGCGGAATATCATTCCGCGCGCGAAAAGCAGAGCTTTATCGAAGGCCGAATCAAGGAAATCGAAGGCCTGCTGTCGCTGGCCGAGGTCATCGACCCGAAAACCCTGTCCGGCGCCGTGAAGTTTTCCGCGACGGTCACGATCGTCGACGAAGACACCGACGAAGAGAAGACCTTTCAGATCGTGGGCGAACAGGAAGCTGACATCGAAAACGGGCTGCTCAACATCAAATCGCCGCTGGCACGCGCCCTGATCGGCAAAGAGGAAGGCGACAGCGTGGAAGTGCGCACCCCGGGCGGTGAAAAGAGCTACGAAATCCTCAAGATCGCGTATATCTGA
- a CDS encoding DUF6173 family protein: MAEQDDPIRTTAEAHENAALPCARVIHADPDAPQTAEQKPLPLSVAKKPVEDKSQAEWAYERLILYIKNFEEQLDSAHEIAMGFAGSDTGVMRIEGIGFFDPDIVTFYGADETGTKTQLIQHVTQLNVMLRALPKQAPADVAPNRIGFRLVADLESATPPAQADGASNG, from the coding sequence ATGGCCGAACAGGACGACCCAATTCGCACCACCGCCGAAGCCCATGAAAATGCGGCTCTGCCCTGCGCGCGGGTGATCCACGCCGATCCCGATGCCCCGCAAACTGCGGAACAAAAGCCGCTGCCGTTATCGGTCGCCAAGAAGCCAGTTGAGGACAAAAGCCAGGCCGAATGGGCCTATGAGCGGCTGATCCTCTACATCAAGAATTTCGAAGAACAGCTCGACAGTGCCCATGAGATCGCCATGGGGTTTGCCGGTTCGGACACCGGGGTGATGCGGATCGAAGGGATCGGGTTTTTCGATCCGGATATCGTGACGTTCTATGGGGCGGATGAAACTGGCACGAAAACCCAGCTTATTCAGCATGTGACGCAGTTGAATGTGATGCTGCGCGCCTTGCCGAAACAGGCCCCGGCGGATGTCGCCCCCAATCGTATCGGCTTTCGGTTGGTGGCCGATCTGGAAAGTGCCACGCCACCGGCACAGGCCGATGGGGCATCGAACGGGTGA
- a CDS encoding MBL fold metallo-hydrolase — protein sequence MTAPIRTPFTPPEAGGAVEIAEGVLWARMPMPKPLGHVNIYAFDDGPGWTIVDTGLDTPQTRAAWGSLLSGPLNGRPVQRVIATHHHLDHIGLAGWFMADHGAELVTTRTAYLMARMLRLDVQEAPTPEMLQFWRSCGMAADVYEKRAQERPFNTLDAVAPIPLGYTRVQAGDTICFGGRNWDVRCGDGHAPEHATFWSQDDALVIGGDQLLGAISPNLGVSATEPMADPVGEWLRSCEAFVPHARDDQLVLTGHKLPYHGLPARLRQLIDSHKRGLKRLTEALQTPRTACDCFDVLFRRRIGTGEYGLAMVEAMAHCRHLEALGLVTGHERDDGAILWQTKD from the coding sequence ATGACTGCCCCGATCCGCACCCCCTTTACGCCACCTGAGGCCGGGGGCGCGGTCGAAATCGCAGAGGGTGTTCTGTGGGCGCGCATGCCAATGCCCAAGCCTTTGGGTCATGTGAATATCTACGCTTTTGATGACGGGCCCGGCTGGACCATTGTGGACACCGGGCTTGATACCCCCCAGACCCGCGCGGCTTGGGGCAGCTTGCTGTCAGGGCCGTTGAACGGGCGGCCGGTGCAGCGGGTGATTGCCACGCATCATCATCTGGATCACATCGGACTGGCGGGCTGGTTCATGGCCGACCATGGTGCCGAGCTGGTGACGACGCGCACCGCCTATCTGATGGCCCGCATGTTGCGTCTCGATGTGCAGGAAGCGCCGACGCCGGAAATGCTGCAGTTTTGGCGCAGCTGTGGCATGGCGGCGGATGTTTATGAAAAGCGCGCGCAGGAACGTCCTTTCAACACGCTCGATGCTGTCGCCCCGATCCCGCTGGGCTACACCCGTGTGCAGGCCGGAGACACGATCTGTTTTGGCGGTCGCAACTGGGATGTGCGCTGTGGCGATGGCCATGCGCCGGAACATGCGACCTTTTGGAGCCAGGACGATGCTTTGGTGATCGGGGGCGATCAGCTGCTCGGGGCGATTTCCCCCAATCTGGGCGTTTCGGCCACGGAACCTATGGCTGATCCGGTCGGTGAGTGGCTGCGCTCCTGCGAAGCTTTCGTGCCCCACGCGCGTGATGATCAACTGGTTTTGACCGGTCACAAGCTGCCCTACCACGGCTTGCCCGCCCGACTGCGGCAGTTGATCGACAGTCACAAACGCGGTCTGAAACGGCTGACCGAGGCGTTGCAAACGCCCCGAACTGCCTGCGACTGTTTCGACGTTCTGTTCCGGCGCAGGATCGGGACGGGGGAATATGGTTTGGCCATGGTCGAAGCCATGGCGCATTGTCGCCATCTGGAGGCGCTGGGGCTTGTCACCGGTCATGAGAGGGACGATGGTGCTATCCTGTGGCAGACCAAAGACTGA
- a CDS encoding YqgE/AlgH family protein yields MTQPDNYDLTGKLLIAMPGIGDPRFENAVVFVCAHSDEGAMGLTINKASQEISVRDVFEQLEIHPSTHMQPLQVHLGGPVELGRGFVLHSSDYVADHASMEVDERFAMTASRDILRDMAQGDGPVARLLCLGYTGWGPGQLENEIAENGWLTCDASPELVFGTPDGGKWEAALLSLGVSPALLSADAGRA; encoded by the coding sequence ATGACGCAGCCAGACAACTATGATCTGACGGGTAAGCTTCTGATTGCCATGCCGGGCATCGGGGACCCGCGCTTTGAAAATGCGGTGGTGTTCGTCTGTGCGCATTCCGACGAAGGCGCAATGGGGCTGACGATCAACAAAGCGTCGCAGGAAATCTCTGTGCGCGACGTGTTCGAACAGCTTGAGATTCATCCCAGCACCCATATGCAGCCCTTGCAGGTGCATCTGGGTGGACCTGTGGAATTGGGGCGCGGTTTCGTGCTCCACAGTTCAGACTATGTGGCCGACCATGCCTCCATGGAAGTGGATGAACGCTTTGCCATGACCGCCTCACGCGATATCCTGCGCGATATGGCTCAGGGGGACGGGCCGGTCGCCCGCCTGCTGTGTCTGGGATATACCGGCTGGGGGCCGGGGCAACTTGAAAACGAGATCGCCGAAAACGGCTGGCTGACCTGCGATGCCTCCCCCGAACTGGTGTTCGGAACCCCTGACGGCGGGAAATGGGAAGCCGCGCTGTTGTCGCTCGGGGTCAGTCCCGCGCTTTTGTCGGCGGATGCCGGGCGGGCGTGA